In Paeniglutamicibacter kerguelensis, one genomic interval encodes:
- a CDS encoding FBP domain-containing protein, whose translation MLPLTEQQIRSSFINASLRERKSLTLPSNFDELSWESLDFLGWRDEKLPLIGYVVTFLDGEPVGIIFRKAEGKTRSRPQCSWCEDINLPNDVTFFNARQAGPAGRNGDTISTLVCEKFECSVNVRTPQSLPYVGFDREAAIAHRIQVLQDHVQNFTQRVRDGEK comes from the coding sequence ATGCTTCCCCTCACAGAACAACAAATCCGGTCATCGTTCATCAATGCCTCGCTCCGCGAGCGCAAGTCCCTCACGCTGCCAAGCAACTTTGACGAGCTCTCCTGGGAAAGCCTCGACTTCCTCGGCTGGCGCGACGAAAAACTTCCGCTCATTGGCTACGTGGTCACGTTCCTGGACGGCGAGCCCGTCGGCATCATTTTCCGCAAGGCCGAGGGAAAAACCCGCAGTCGTCCCCAGTGCTCATGGTGCGAGGACATAAACCTGCCCAACGACGTGACGTTCTTCAACGCCAGGCAGGCCGGCCCCGCCGGGCGCAACGGCGACACCATCAGCACGTTGGTGTGTGAGAAGTTCGAATGCTCGGTCAACGTCCGCACACCCCAGTCCCTGCCGTATGTCGGCTTTGACCGGGAGGCGGCAATCGCACACAGGATCCAGGTTCTGCAGGACCACGTACAAAACTTCACCCAGCGGGTCCGCGACGGAGAAAAATAG